AAATCGCACGGAATGAGCCGGGTGCCCTGATGGATGAGCTGGTAGAACGAGTGCTGGCCGTTCGTGCCCGGCTCGCCCCAGTAGATGGCGCCGGTGTCGCGTGTCACGCGCTCGCCATCGAGGGTGACATGCTTGCCGTTGCTCTCCATGGTGAGCTGCTGCAGGTAGGCGGGAAAGCGCTTCAGGTACTGGTCGTAGGGCAGCACCGCGACGGTCTGGGCGCCGAAGAAGTTCGCGTACCAGACGCCCAGCAGCCCGAGCAGCACGGGAAGGTTGCGCGTGTAGGGCGCGTTGCGGAAGTGGACATCCATCTGGTGGAACCCGTCGAGCATCTCGCGGAAGGCCTTCGGCCCGATGGCGAGCATGGTGGAAAGGCCGATGGCCGAGTCCATGGAGTACCGCCCTCCGACCCAGTCCCAGAACTCGAACATGTTGGCCGTGTCGATGCCGAACTTCGACACCTCGGCCGCATTGGTGGAGACCGCCACAAAGTGCTTCGCAACGGCCGCCGCGTCGCCGCCCAGCCCCCGCAGCGACCACTCGCGCGCGGTGTGGGCGTTGGTCATGGTCTCGAGCGTGGTAAACGTCTTCGACGACACGATGAAGAGGGTCTCGGCCGGATCGAGATCGATCACCGCCTCCGCGAAGTCGGTGCCATCGACGTTCGAGACGAAGCGGAAGCGCATGTCGCGCTGGCTGTAGTGGCGCAGCGCCTCGTAGGCCATGACCGGCCCCAGATCAGACCCGCCGATTCCGATGTTGACCACGTTCGCGATGCGCTTGCCGGTATGCCCCTTCCACGCCCCGCTGCGCACCCGATCGGCGAAGGCGCTCATCTTCTCGAGCACGGCGTGCACACCGGGCACGACATCAACCCCGTCGACCTCGATGACATCGCCGGCCGGCGCGCGAAGCGCCACGTGCAGCACCGCACGCTTCTCGGTGACATTGATCTTCTCGCCGCTGAACATGGCCTCGATGCGCGCGGGGAGGCCGGACGCCTCGGCGAGGGCCACGAGCAGCGACAGCGTCTCGTCGCTCACGCGGTTCTTCGAGTAGTCGAGGTGCAGGCCCGCGGCGTCGGCCGTGAAGCGCTCTCCCCGCGTCTCATCGGCGGCGAACAGCTCGCGCAGATGGGTTCCCGAGAACGTCTCGTGGTGGGCGCGCAGGGCTTCCCAGGCTGCCAGACGGGTTGCGGAGGTGTGGGTCATGGGCGGGGTCCTTCCTCTCGTGTGCCGAGCCAGGCTTGCGATTTCGGGTGCACGACCCGCGGCCTGCAACAGTTGCCGTTCGGAGGGAGGGCTTCCTCCTCCGTTGGGCAGACAGGCGGCAGGAGCGCTGTTGCGAACGCCAGAACTCATCGTGCACGAAAGGTGGTACCATACCCGTGAACATCGCCCGCTACACCACGCTCGCCCTGCTGGGGCTGACCCTTTTCGCCACCCCGGCCCGCGCTGACGCGCCGCCCAGCCCCGGTCCCGCGCCCGCCGCGCCGCCCACCGCAGCGCCCACCGCAGCGCCCAGCGCCTCGCCGACGGCGACCCCGACGTCTGAGGCACCGCCGGTCGACGGTTCGCAGGCCTTGTTCCGCCTGCTCACCGGGAACACCCGCTTCACCCAGGGGCGCACCATCCACGCCAACCAGGGAGCGGCCACACGGGCGGCCAAGGCGAAGCGCTCACGCCCCTGGTGCGTGGTCGTGACCTGCTCCGACTCGCGCGTCCCTCCCGAGATCGTGTTCGACCAGGGCCTGGGCGACATGTTCGTCGTTCGCACGTGGGGAACGCACCTGGGCGAGACCGCCATCGGAAGCCTGGAGCACGCCATCGCCGACCACAGCATGAACCTCATCGTCGTGCTCGGGCACTCGCAGTGCCTCGCTGTCAAGGCGTGCATCGACGGCAAGCAGGAGCCGGGGGCCGCCGCGCGCATCGTGGCCTCGAAGGCGGCCGCGGTCGCCATCTCGCGCCGCTACAAGGGCGACCTGCTCACCGCAGCCTGCAAGGAAGACGCCCGTCTCATCTCGCAGCGCATCTCGAGCTACCCGTTCGTGTCGCAGCGCCTCAAGTCGGGGAAGTTCAGGGTGGTTCCCGCCTTCTACGACCTCGAGACGGGAAACGTGAAGGTGCTCAACCCGCAGAAGCAGCCCTGATCCAGGTCTCGAAGCGTCGACACGCCTCCTCGAAGCCGCCCGCGGCGGTATCGGCCACCTCCTCGCGCCCGTGCATCACGCGGATGCGCGCGTCGAGGTCGACCGCACCGCTGTAGGGCGGCTTCTCGTCTGCGCGCGCGGCCGCGCGCCGGGCCTCGTCCACCGCCTCTTCCACCGTGCGGTTGCAATCGGCCACGAGTGCGTCCGCGCTCAGTGGCGAACCCGTGAGCGCCCGCAGCGTATCGTCGAACGACACCGAGTTGCCCGGCTTCCAGCAGTGCTCGGCCAGGTCCGGACCGATGCGTGGGTTGTCGGTGAGAGAACCGTCTCGATTCAAGAAGTGCGCGCGCGTCTGATGCACGGCCATCTCGGCCAGGACATAGCCGTGGTAGTACGCGCTCGACTCTCCGGCGAGGAGGTGCGGAACGGCCAGGATGGGGCGAACGCCGCACGCGAGCCCCTGCGTCTCGCGCTCGATGCGACGGAAGGTCGCAAGGACCTGCTCCGGATCGAGGTGCTCCATCTCGTAGAGCGCCCGCTCTCCGAAGGGGATGGTGAGCATGGCGCGCACGTCCCAGCCCTTGAACGGCTGCGCCTGCGCCACATCTGCCTCGATGAGGGCGAGTGGCATGGGCGCGTCGCTCTCGTCGCGGGCATACAGCCGCCGCCAGTCGGCATCGCCGATGAGCGAATCGAGGAACATCGACTGCGTCTCGGCGTAGCCGATGCTGGTGGGCGCGAACTCGTGGGCGAAGCACGGCGCGGGGGTCACGATGTTGCTGAAGTGCGCGGCGTGCCCCCCCTCGTGGAAGAACGTCTCGAGCCCCCGCAGGCCGCTTCCGATCTGCGACGGTGAGGCGTTCGAGGTGAAGTTGATGCGCGCCGGCCGCCACGTTCCCGAGTCGACGAACGCAACCCCCGGACCGTGCATGAAGCCGTTCTCGTACTTCCCCGGTCGGTCGAGGAGATCGAGGGTGAGGGTGGCGCCGCGGTATCGTATGCCCAGGGCGGTGAACGAACGTCCCCAGCGGCGCAGCGAGGCCGCAAACGCAAAGTAGGGATCGAGCTGCCGAGAGAGATCGCCGCTGCGCGCGTGGCTGAAGTTCCAGGGCTGTCGCACCTCCTCGCCTTTCTCGGCCGCAAAGGCCGACAGCTCCGCGGCGGCGCGATCCCGGGTGCGCGCCGCCAGATCGTCGAGCACGCGGAAGATCTCCGCCTTGCTCTTGCGCTCGACGACGCTGGTTCGCCAGTCATAGTAGTCTTCGTAGCCGAGCAGGCGCCCGAGCTGGTTCCGCTTCTTCACGATCTCGAGGAAGCCATTCTCGAGCACATGGATCTCGATGGATCGCAGCCCCTCATAGGCGGCGCGACGACGCGCCTCGTCCGGATCGGTGCGCGCCATCATGGCGAGACGCACGCTCGAGGCCGGCTCGAAGCGACCCGTGGCCGGATCGGTGAATCCGAGCGTCATCGCGCCGCGGGCGCGCGCCAGCGCGCCTTCGAGCCCGACGATCTCCTCTGAGAGCGCCTGGGCCTTCGGGTCTTCCACCACGTTGGCGGCCAGCATGGCGATCCAGCCGCCGAGAACCACGCGTTCAGCCTCCGTGCCCGCGCCGCTGGACGCAAGCTCGCGCAGCCGACGAAGCCGCTGCGGATCTTGCAGGAAGCGGTTGACGGCGATCTCGGCCTCGGCCATCTGACGCCCCGCGGCCTCCGCGTCATCGGCGGTCCCCATCTTGGTCACCCAGAACAGATCTTCCTTGCGCTCGTGGAGGGCCAGGAACGTTTCCTTCAGCTCGGTCAGCGTGGACTGCAATGTGCTCATGGGTGCCCTGCTTCGCGCCTTCCTCGCAGGGCCCTCCCCCTGAGACACGGGTCGCGTCCCCGGCGTCACAGAGGCGATGCCGGGGCGACACGCGAATGCCTTCGAGCCATGACGAACGTGCTGTTCAGAGACGCCTTTCGGGGCAAGCGGGTGCTGGTGACCGGGCATACCGGGTTCAAAGGCTCGTGGCTGACCATCTGGCTCCACAGGCTGGGGGCCAGGGTGAGCGGCTACGCGCTCGCGCCACCCACGGTGCCGAGCAACTTCGAGGCCTCTCAGGTGCGCGCGTTGCTCGACGGGCACCACGAGTGCGACATCCGCGACCGCGACGCGCTCGAGAGAGCCGTTCGCGAGACCCGTCCCGACGTCATCTTCCACCTTGCCGCCCAGGCCCTGGTGCGCGCCTCGTACGACGATCCGGTCGAGACGTTCGGCGTCAACGTCATGGGAACGGTGGCCCTTCTCGACGTCGTGCGGCGCGTGGGAAGACCCGTGGTGCTCGTTGTGGTGACCTCCGACAAGGCCTACGAGAACAAGGAGCACGTCTGGGGCTATCGCGAGACCGACGAGATGGGCGGGCACGATCCGTACAGCGCCTCGAAGGGATGCACCGAGCTTGCGGTGGCGTCGATGCGCCGCGCGTACTTTCCGCCCGGCCGGGTGACCGAGCACGGGGTGAAGGTGGCCTCCGCGCGGGCCGGCAATGTCATCGGCGGAGGCGACTGGGCGCGCGATCGCATCATGACCGATGTGATGGCCGCCATTGCCGCGGGCACGCCGATACCCGTGCGCAATCCCGACGCGGTTCGCCCGTGGCAGCACGTGCTCGAACCCCTCAGCGGATACCTCACCCTTGCCGCGCGCATGCTCGAGAGCGACGACGTGAACCTGCTGGGAGGCTGGAACTTCGGCCCCATCGTGGGCAGCGAGCTCTCCGTGCGGCATCTGGTGGAGACCGCCATCGCAGCCTACGGCCAGGGCGCCTGGACCCACCTGAGCGAAGAGGGCGCGCGCCACGAGGCGCGCCAGCTGCGCCTGTCCATCGACAAGGCGGTCTGGGACCTGGGATGGCGCCCTCGCTGGGGATGCACCCAGGCGGTGGAGCGTCTGGTGCGATGGCACCACGCCTTTCAGCACGGGGGAGACGGCGCCATGCGCGAACCCTGCCTGCGCGACATCGAGGCCTACGAGTGCAGCCCGTTCCTGGGAGAGATCGCCGCGCGCTGAGCGAGCCCCCTGCCGCGCGCCCGTCCATCCCCCTGCACGCCCGTCCGTACTCCTGCGCGGCAGGAGCGCCTCCTGCATGCGTCGCAATCCGCCGCCTGGCATCTGACGCGGGCCCATCGGCAGCGCGTGTGCCGTCAGCCAAGAAAGGAAGATCTCCCATGTCTGAACCCGTCATCGCCGCCACCGTCCCCGCGGTTCTCGAGCTCGAGCCCGGCACCTACTACTGGTGCTCCTGCGGCCGATCGGCCAGCCAGCCCTTCTGCGACGGATCGCACGCCGGCACCGATTTCACCCCCCTGGCATTCGATGTCGAAGAGAAGAAGCGCTTCGCCATGTGTCAGTGCAAGCTCACGGCCAAGGCCCCGTTCTGCGACGGCAAGCACAAGGGCTGCGCAAAGTAGGGTGATCCCAGGTCTGGGGATCAAAGCACGGATTGATCCCTGGTCTGGGGATCAAAGCACCGATTGATCCCAGGTCTGGGGATCAAA
The Pseudomonadota bacterium DNA segment above includes these coding regions:
- a CDS encoding CDGSH iron-sulfur domain-containing protein; the protein is MSEPVIAATVPAVLELEPGTYYWCSCGRSASQPFCDGSHAGTDFTPLAFDVEEKKRFAMCQCKLTAKAPFCDGKHKGCAK
- a CDS encoding glucose-6-phosphate isomerase, coding for MTHTSATRLAAWEALRAHHETFSGTHLRELFAADETRGERFTADAAGLHLDYSKNRVSDETLSLLVALAEASGLPARIEAMFSGEKINVTEKRAVLHVALRAPAGDVIEVDGVDVVPGVHAVLEKMSAFADRVRSGAWKGHTGKRIANVVNIGIGGSDLGPVMAYEALRHYSQRDMRFRFVSNVDGTDFAEAVIDLDPAETLFIVSSKTFTTLETMTNAHTAREWSLRGLGGDAAAVAKHFVAVSTNAAEVSKFGIDTANMFEFWDWVGGRYSMDSAIGLSTMLAIGPKAFREMLDGFHQMDVHFRNAPYTRNLPVLLGLLGVWYANFFGAQTVAVLPYDQYLKRFPAYLQQLTMESNGKHVTLDGERVTRDTGAIYWGEPGTNGQHSFYQLIHQGTRLIPCDFIAFANSLNPVGRHHDILMANVLAQSEALAFGKTLAQVKAEGTPDWLAPHREFDGNRPSNVILADHLTPAILGSLIALYEHAVFTQGVIWNLDSFDQWGVELGKVLAQRIIPELESPAEPVLAHDTSTNALIRRYRSLKR
- the rfbG gene encoding CDP-glucose 4,6-dehydratase, with product MTNVLFRDAFRGKRVLVTGHTGFKGSWLTIWLHRLGARVSGYALAPPTVPSNFEASQVRALLDGHHECDIRDRDALERAVRETRPDVIFHLAAQALVRASYDDPVETFGVNVMGTVALLDVVRRVGRPVVLVVVTSDKAYENKEHVWGYRETDEMGGHDPYSASKGCTELAVASMRRAYFPPGRVTEHGVKVASARAGNVIGGGDWARDRIMTDVMAAIAAGTPIPVRNPDAVRPWQHVLEPLSGYLTLAARMLESDDVNLLGGWNFGPIVGSELSVRHLVETAIAAYGQGAWTHLSEEGARHEARQLRLSIDKAVWDLGWRPRWGCTQAVERLVRWHHAFQHGGDGAMREPCLRDIEAYECSPFLGEIAAR
- a CDS encoding carbonic anhydrase — encoded protein: MNIARYTTLALLGLTLFATPARADAPPSPGPAPAAPPTAAPTAAPSASPTATPTSEAPPVDGSQALFRLLTGNTRFTQGRTIHANQGAATRAAKAKRSRPWCVVVTCSDSRVPPEIVFDQGLGDMFVVRTWGTHLGETAIGSLEHAIADHSMNLIVVLGHSQCLAVKACIDGKQEPGAAARIVASKAAAVAISRRYKGDLLTAACKEDARLISQRISSYPFVSQRLKSGKFRVVPAFYDLETGNVKVLNPQKQP
- a CDS encoding peptidase M3, whose amino-acid sequence is MSTLQSTLTELKETFLALHERKEDLFWVTKMGTADDAEAAGRQMAEAEIAVNRFLQDPQRLRRLRELASSGAGTEAERVVLGGWIAMLAANVVEDPKAQALSEEIVGLEGALARARGAMTLGFTDPATGRFEPASSVRLAMMARTDPDEARRRAAYEGLRSIEIHVLENGFLEIVKKRNQLGRLLGYEDYYDWRTSVVERKSKAEIFRVLDDLAARTRDRAAAELSAFAAEKGEEVRQPWNFSHARSGDLSRQLDPYFAFAASLRRWGRSFTALGIRYRGATLTLDLLDRPGKYENGFMHGPGVAFVDSGTWRPARINFTSNASPSQIGSGLRGLETFFHEGGHAAHFSNIVTPAPCFAHEFAPTSIGYAETQSMFLDSLIGDADWRRLYARDESDAPMPLALIEADVAQAQPFKGWDVRAMLTIPFGERALYEMEHLDPEQVLATFRRIERETQGLACGVRPILAVPHLLAGESSAYYHGYVLAEMAVHQTRAHFLNRDGSLTDNPRIGPDLAEHCWKPGNSVSFDDTLRALTGSPLSADALVADCNRTVEEAVDEARRAAARADEKPPYSGAVDLDARIRVMHGREEVADTAAGGFEEACRRFETWIRAASAG